The following coding sequences are from one uncultured Desulfobacter sp. window:
- a CDS encoding HAMP domain-containing sensor histidine kinase — MKFKKSLKSRITFVFSVFAFILAALYWFVIDSAMNLVEDEIFENRLENEISAFLDRYKTDRETLLPFTAYIQSYKGTGNMPPALKKIITGLPEGFYETEGPNAIDGPPDFHVAVKKLPDCETFLYLFFDVGTLRVNEGYESLVRTILFFSSILVGLIGAGIGGIIAQRVTAPVTDLARQVAATDPGHLSVSFSKQFEDNEVGFLAKTLEEHMARIRDFIDREKAFTRDASHELRTPVTVVKGALELITAMPAYQEPKLKRRLRRIERANERMAATIETFLWLAREKDEGHQTCYAAALAKEVFKEQASLFKEKPIQTKILIPHDPVIPAPAPVFRIVMNNLVANAFHYTSEGRICLTVHEQGVDLFNTAPLSPAFPNTKNSGFGFGLNIVRRLCRRYGWQLEIGETQDTGTLVRLKFAPEKKSGNEDCC; from the coding sequence ATGAAATTTAAAAAAAGCTTAAAAAGTCGAATAACCTTCGTTTTCAGCGTCTTTGCCTTTATCCTTGCCGCCCTGTATTGGTTTGTTATTGATAGTGCCATGAATCTGGTGGAGGATGAAATTTTTGAAAACCGGCTGGAAAATGAAATTTCAGCCTTTCTGGACCGGTACAAGACGGACAGGGAAACCCTTTTGCCTTTTACCGCGTATATTCAAAGCTATAAAGGGACCGGTAACATGCCGCCGGCCCTAAAAAAAATCATTACCGGCCTGCCCGAGGGGTTTTATGAAACAGAGGGGCCGAACGCCATTGATGGACCGCCCGACTTCCATGTGGCTGTAAAAAAACTGCCGGACTGCGAAACCTTTCTCTATCTTTTTTTTGACGTAGGCACCTTAAGGGTCAATGAGGGGTATGAATCACTGGTCCGGACCATTCTGTTTTTCTCTTCTATACTGGTTGGGTTGATCGGGGCAGGGATCGGCGGCATCATTGCCCAAAGGGTTACGGCACCGGTCACGGATCTTGCCCGGCAGGTGGCGGCAACCGATCCCGGGCACCTGTCCGTTTCGTTTTCAAAACAATTTGAAGATAACGAGGTGGGTTTCCTTGCCAAAACCCTTGAGGAGCATATGGCCAGGATACGGGATTTCATTGACCGGGAAAAGGCCTTTACCCGGGATGCCAGCCACGAACTGCGCACCCCGGTGACAGTCGTCAAAGGGGCGTTGGAGCTGATCACCGCCATGCCCGCCTATCAGGAACCCAAACTTAAAAGGCGGCTCCGGCGTATTGAACGGGCCAACGAAAGAATGGCCGCCACCATTGAAACCTTCCTCTGGCTGGCCAGGGAAAAAGACGAGGGACATCAGACCTGTTATGCAGCAGCTTTAGCAAAAGAGGTTTTTAAAGAACAGGCATCCCTGTTCAAAGAAAAACCCATACAAACTAAAATCCTTATCCCCCATGACCCGGTTATCCCGGCCCCGGCCCCTGTATTCAGAATTGTGATGAATAATCTGGTCGCCAATGCCTTTCATTATACAAGCGAGGGCAGAATATGCCTTACCGTGCATGAGCAAGGCGTTGACCTTTTCAATACCGCCCCCTTGTCCCCGGCTTTCCCCAACACAAAAAATAGCGGATTTGGATTCGGGCTTAACATTGTCCGGCGGCTGTGCCGGCGTTACGGATGGCAGCTTGAGATCGGTGAAACCCAGGATACAGGCACGCTTGTCCGGCTCAAATTCGCCCCCGAGAAAAAGAGCGGCAACGAGGATTGCTGTTGA